A single Anopheles funestus chromosome 2RL, idAnoFuneDA-416_04, whole genome shotgun sequence DNA region contains:
- the LOC125775032 gene encoding geranylgeranyl transferase type-2 subunit alpha: MHGRLKVRTSAEEAARKKLEQQQKVKMFRAAMGRIFEKKSAQEYDTEMMELTAKLLGSNPDIATLWNLRRMCILALKELNVDDIQSVFDKDLGFTEMCLMVNPKSYCAWHHRCWVLENAPKADWQKEVELCTKYLKLDERNFHCWDYRRYVVEKAGVTPEKEFTFCTEKIEKNFSNYSSWHYRSKLLPVLYPNADEPSRPISEEKLKEELELVLTAAFTDPNDSSAWFYQRWLLGYSQPELDLAACRIDAKQNLAVLSFSVPIDLASGGFELIVSCCDMCNDTTKWMPANEGNTFDTTWIMKGSFVINEERDSTVTLLTSDKTKHVLEIHTTSTELAVGVKKPKFGYEFGSAIVDVLKAQLESCKELLEYEPDSKWTLLTAALLMKAIDRRGYYETIRQHLTKLETVDALRKGYYLDLASKWSIENRLAEWIEAGNLRSEIDLSGLQLTVVNYVQYFVTADVINLSTNRLIDRNLGVLRELVFCRKLNLANNALRTGATVEKLSCVHEIILKGNEELLKNEAMVEELQTKVKSLVL; the protein is encoded by the exons atg CACGGACGATTAAAAGTACGCACCAGCGCTGAAGAAGCGGCTCGCAAGAAGCtggaacagcaacaaaaggTTAAAATGTTCCGTGCTGCAATGGGTCGCATATTCGAGAAGAAATCAGCACAGGAATACGATACGGAAATGATGGAACTAACGGCGAAGCTACTGGGAAGCAATCCGGACATTGCAACCTTATGGAATTTGCGTCGGATGTGCATTCTGGCGTTGAAAGAGCTAAATGT TGATGACATTCAAAGTGTTTTCGATAAAGATCTTGGCTTTACGGAAATGTGTCTTATGGTGAACCCGAAATCGTATTGCGCGTGGCACCATCGTTGCTGGGTACTGGAAAATGCACCCAAAGCCGATTGGCAAAAGGAGGTAGAACTGTGCACAAAGTATCTGAAGCTAGACGAGCGTAATT TTCATTGCTGGGATTATCGACGATATGTGGTGGAAAAGGCCGGAGTCACTCCGGAGAAGGAGTTCACATTTTGTACGGaaaagatcgagaaaaatttctcTAACTATTCCTCGTGGCATTATCGGAGCAAACTGTTGCCGGTGCTCTACCCGAACGCGGACGAACCGAGTCGACCGATCAGCGAAGAAAAGTTGAAGGAAGAGCTGGAACTGGTCCTTACTGCAGCGTTTACCGATCCGAACGATAGCAGTGCTTGGTTTTATCAACGGTGGTTACTTGGTTACTCGCAACCCGAGCTAGATCTAGCCGCCTGTCGAATCGATGCCAAGCAAAACCTCGCCGTACTATCTTTTAGTGTACCGATCGATTTAGCATCGGGTGGATTTGAATTGATCGTTTCATGCTGTGATATGTGCAACGATACTACCAAATGGATGCCGGCTAATGAAGGAAACACGTTCGATACAACGTGGATTATGAAAGGATCGTTCGTAATCAATGAGGAACGTGATTCAACGGTTACTCTTCTCACATCGGATAAAACGAAGCATGTTCTTGAAATTCACACCACATCCACAGAACTTGCGGTTGGAGTAAAGAAACCAAAGTTTGGCTACGAATTCGGATCAGCCATCGTAGACGTGCTAAAGGCGCAACTCGAATCATGCAAAGAGTTGTTAGAATATGAACCGGACAGCAAATGGACGCTGCTTACTGCGGCCCTACTAATGAAAGCGATCGATCGTCGCGGATATTACGAAACCATACGTCAGCATCTGACCAAGCTGGAAACGGTCGATGCACTCCGGAAAGGTTATTATCTGGATCTGGCAAGCAAATGGTCTATCGAAAATCGACTAGCTGAATGGATCGAAGCAGGAAATTTGAGATCGGAAATTGATTTATCCGGTCTGCAACTGACCGTTGTGAATTATGTGCAATACTTCGTGACAGCTGATGTTATTAATTTAAGCACCAACCGGCTGATCGATCGCAATTTGGGAGTGTTACGTGAGCTAGTGTTTTGTAGAAAGTTGAACTTAGCGAACAATGCACTACGAACGGGTGCAACGGTAGAGAAACTATCGTGCGTGCATGAAATTATACTAAAAGGTAACGAGGAGCTTCTTAAGAACGAAGCAATGGTGGAAGAATTACAAACCAAAGTAAAGAGCTTAGTGCTGTAA